Proteins from a single region of Hydra vulgaris chromosome 12, alternate assembly HydraT2T_AEP:
- the LOC100209373 gene encoding uncharacterized protein LOC100209373 isoform X3 has product MAAYHLEALRRQRVIDRKNAALMRIELKKKEEESLKFQNMQYLENNSSNDNQTSSCNCKECHKKCSNCEKFKKDKQTQVNYTQKDLRYQHKILRDHGLYMGHVNEKFFS; this is encoded by the exons atggcTGCCTATCATCTTGAAGCTTTAAGAAGACAACGTGTTATTGATCGAAAAAACGCTGCTTTAATGAGAATAGAGCTTAAAAAG AAGGAAGAAGAGTCATTAAAGTTCCAGAACATGCAGTATTTGGAAAATAACAGTTCTAATGACAATCAAACGTCTAGCTGCAATTGTAAAGAATGTCATAAAAAATGCTCAAATTgcgaaaagtttaaaaaagataaacagaCACAGGTCAATTACACCCAAAAAGATTTGAGATATCAACATAAAATCCTTCGAGATCATGGTTTATACATGGGTCatgtaaatgaaaaatttttttcataa